In the genome of Bombus terrestris unplaced genomic scaffold, iyBomTerr1.2, whole genome shotgun sequence, one region contains:
- the LOC125386969 gene encoding uncharacterized protein LOC125386969, giving the protein MPFTQKHPIILPKSSVTALIIEHEHLLNLHSGTQATLYALRRSYWPIDGRSQVWSTLKKCVRCWRANSPPVEYVMGDLPAARITESRPFTNVGIDYCGPFYIKERKDRNRRKINVYVAIFVCLAVKAVHLELVTDLTSEAFIAALRRFIARRGFCVTIYSDNGTNFVGANNELRELRNLLQSDDHKLATYSKGQTTFLAPLASRIPERAEHPK; this is encoded by the exons ATGCCCTTCACTCAGAAACACCCAATCATTCTACCCAAATCCTCAGTTACAGCACTCATAATCGAGCATGAACACCTCCTAAATCTCCACTCCGGAACTCAAGCTACCTTATATGCCTTGAGGAGATCTTACTGGCCTATCGACGGCCGTAGTCAAGTTTGGAGCACGCTGAAGAAGTGCGTACGTTGCTGGCGAGCCAATTCACCTCCAGTAGAGTACGTAATGGGCGACCTTCCAGCTGCACGGATAACGGAATCTCGTCCATTTACCAACGTCGGAATCGATTATTGCGGACCGTTCTACATCAAGGAACGAAAGGATCGCAACCGACGAAAAATCAATGTATATGTAGCAATCTTCGTATGCCTTGCAGTTAAAGCAGTCCACCTCGAGCTGGTCACCGATCTCACTAGCGAGGCCTTCATTGCTGCTCTGCGAAGATTCATCGCTCGCCGAGGATTCTGTGTAACAATTTATTCTGACAACGGCACCAACTTCGTTGGCGCCAACAATGAATTACGAGAGCTCCGAAACCTCCTGCAGTCCGACGATCATAAG CTGGCAACATATTCAAAGGGTCAAACAACATTTCTGGCGCCGCTGGCATCGAGAATACCTGAACGAGCTGAACATCCGAAATAA